In the Hippoglossus stenolepis isolate QCI-W04-F060 chromosome 14, HSTE1.2, whole genome shotgun sequence genome, one interval contains:
- the si:ch211-198n5.11 gene encoding methylcrotonoyl-coenzyme A carboxylase 2, whose translation MLRCLTSGGRVCPALVPPFTLSPSWVLKNITEDRHRRLTEQRWTCSVRCMSSVVKRRKSLPSAFPVLELPLQPIQQHVYEANLRNSNACHKKFIELSEKVMKGGGENAIARHTKRNKKLLVRDRLRLLLDDDDFLELSPFAGLGLPYGDIPSAGCLTGIGRICGLWCVFIANDATVKGGTAYPITVKKQLRAQEVAILNRLPCVYLVDSGGAFLPLQSEIFPDKNQGGRTFYNEAIMSAMKIPQVSVVCGSCTAGGAYIPTMAEEAVMVHRIGTIFLGGPPLVKAATGEEVTPEDLGGAKLHAEVSGCVDHFAWDEKEAYDYTRNIVSTLNFQLPEEEEEDEEKMKKRKAEEEPLYSSEDLLGLAPLSYNHSLDVKMVISRLTDGSRFQEFKARFGTTLITGFAKIHGNLVGIVANNGELSYQAALKGSHFVQLCDQRDVPLLFLQNTAPTAALTLSTTQAEMNSNRLKAQGSMLSAVACSSVPKITVVIGGCHGADSYAMCGRAFDPNFLFLWPNARVSMAAPGHSGSLLPPDSEQEEEQRKKQEDDLNRRLEEESSAFFSSGRLWDDGVILPQDTRKVLRDCLDIIRQQQYQLSTDKVQQPLLRM comes from the exons ATGCTCCGCTGCCTGACGAG tggAGGGAGAGTGTGTCCTGCTTTGGTGCCTCCTTTCACCCTGTCGCCATCTTGGGTTTTAAAGAACATAACAGAAGACAGACATCGCAG GTTGACTGAGCAGCGATGGACGTGCTCAGTTCGTTGTATGAGCTCTgtagtgaagaggaggaaatctCTACCCAGTGCCTTCCCAGTGCTGGAGCTCCCCCTGCAGCCCATCCAACAACATGTATATGAAGCTAACCTCCGAAACAGCAACGCCTGCCATAAGAA GTTCATCGAGTTGAGTGAGAAGGTGATGAAAGGCGGGGGGGAGAATGCCATTGCTAGgcacacaaaaagaaacaagaagCTACTGGTCAGGGATCGTCTGCGCCTCCTGCTGGATGATGACGATTTTCTAGAGCTGTCACCATTCGCGGGTCTGGGTCTGCCTTACGGGGACATCCCATCAGCCGGCTGTCTGACTG GTATCGGCAGGATCTGTGGTCTATGGTGTGTGTTCATTGCCAACGATGCCACAGTGAAAGGCGGCACAGCGTATCCAATCACAGTGAAGAAGCAACTAAGAGCGCAAGAAGTGGCGATTCTGAACCGCCTGCCTTGTGTTTACCTGGTCGACTCTGGAGGAGCTTTCCTACCACTgcag TCAGAGATCTTTCCGGATAAGAACCAGGGAGGAAGAACTTTCTATAATGAAGCCATCATGTCTGCCATGAAGATCCCACAG GTGTCAGTGGTGTGTGGGTCATGCACAGCGGGTGGAGCTTACATCCCCACTATGGCTGAGGAGGCAGTGATGGTGCACCGGATAGGGACGATATTCCTGGGAGGACCGCCGCTTGTCAAGGCCGCCACAGGAGAGGAAGTGACACCAGAGGACCTGGGAGGAGCCAAGCTTCATGCTGA AGTGAGTGGCTGTGTGGATCATTTTGCCTGGGATGAAAAGGAGGCGTACGATTACACCAGAAACATAGTTTCCACCCTCAATTTCCAGctgcctgaggaagaggaggaggatgaggagaagatgaagaagaggaaagcagaggaggagccactGTACAGTTCAGAGGATCTTCTGGGACTCGCTCCACTGAGTTATAACCATAGTCTGGATGTTAAAATG GTCATCAGTCGGCTGACGGACGGGAGCCGCTTCCAGGAGTTTAAAGCTCGTTTTGGAACCACTCTGATCACCGGCTTTGCAAAGATTCATGG CAACCTGGTGGGGATAGTAGCCAACAACGGAGAGCTGTCGTACCAGGCTGCCCTGAAAGGAAGTCATTTTGTTCAGCTATGTGACCAGAGAGACGtcccactcctcttcctccagaacACAGCGCCCACAGCAGCTCTAACGCTCTCCACGACACAG GCGGAGATGAACAGTAACCGTCTGAAGGCTCAGGGTTCGATGCTGTCAGCAGTAGCGTGCTCCTCCGTCCCCAAAATCACCGTGGTGATTGGTGGTTGCCACGGCGCTGACAGCTACGCCATG TGTGGACGGGCCTTTGACCCTAATTTCCTGTTCCTGTGGCCCAACGCCAGAGTGTCGATGGCGGCTCCGGGTCATTCTGGCTCTCTGCTTCCCCCCGACagtgagcaggaggaagagcagaggaagaagcaggaggaCGACTTGAATCGGCGATTAGAGGAAGAGAGTTcagctttcttctcctctgggCGGCTCTGGGACGATGGAGTCATTCTGCCTCAGGACACCAGGAAG GTTCTCAGAGACTGTCTGGACATCATCAGACAGCAGCAGTATCAGCTTTCTACAGACAAAGTGCAGCAACCACTGCTACGCATGTAG